The following proteins are encoded in a genomic region of Streptomyces sp. NBC_01723:
- a CDS encoding transposase: MARPSSYPVELRKRAVRIAEVRGDYPNESAALRAVAQKLGIGSAETLRNWVKRDEVDSGKRPGTTTEESAQIKAMKKEIAELKRANDILKAAASFFASMSGC; the protein is encoded by the coding sequence ATGGCACGTCCCTCCTCCTATCCCGTTGAGCTGCGCAAACGAGCGGTCCGTATCGCCGAGGTCCGTGGTGACTATCCGAACGAGTCGGCCGCGCTGAGGGCGGTTGCCCAGAAACTCGGGATCGGTTCGGCCGAGACCCTGCGGAACTGGGTGAAGCGCGATGAGGTCGACTCCGGGAAGCGTCCGGGTACGACCACGGAGGAGTCCGCGCAGATCAAGGCGATGAAGAAGGAGATCGCCGAGCTGAAGCGGGCGAACGACATCTTGAAGGCTGCGGCGAGTTTCTTCGCGTCAATGTCAGGCTGTTGA
- a CDS encoding IS3 family transposase — MAELDRPHTLVTFIDEHRARFGGVEPICHVLTVHDCKIAPSTYYAHHKRLQAPSARTVRDAELKPLIRQIVESNYRVYGARKVWRELHRQGHIVARCTVERLMRELGVTGAVRGKKVVTTMAGSSVERAPDLLDRNFVAPAPNRCWVADFTHVSTWSGVVYVAFVVDTFSRRIVGWSAALSKETQLVLDALDMALWQRDRDEQPHQRG, encoded by the coding sequence ATCGCCGAGCTCGACCGGCCACACACGCTCGTGACGTTCATCGACGAGCACCGGGCCCGCTTCGGCGGTGTCGAGCCGATCTGCCACGTGCTCACCGTGCACGACTGCAAGATTGCCCCCTCCACCTATTACGCCCACCACAAACGACTCCAGGCCCCGTCGGCCCGCACCGTCCGCGACGCCGAGCTGAAGCCGCTCATCCGGCAGATCGTCGAGTCCAACTACCGTGTTTACGGGGCCAGGAAGGTCTGGCGTGAGCTGCACCGCCAGGGCCATATCGTGGCCCGGTGCACCGTTGAACGCCTCATGCGCGAGCTCGGCGTCACCGGCGCCGTGCGCGGGAAGAAGGTCGTCACCACGATGGCGGGCAGCTCCGTTGAGCGGGCGCCAGACCTGCTGGACCGCAACTTCGTCGCGCCGGCCCCGAACCGCTGCTGGGTTGCCGACTTCACCCACGTCAGCACCTGGTCGGGAGTCGTCTACGTCGCGTTCGTCGTGGACACCTTCTCCCGCCGGATCGTCGGCTGGTCCGCCGCCCTGTCGAAGGAGACACAGCTCGTCCTGGACGCCCTGGACATGGCCCTGTGGCAACGCGACCGCGACGAACAGCCTCATCAACGGGGGTGA
- a CDS encoding IS110 family transposase: MIVIGIDGHKNTHTLVAVDPLGKRLAELTVTARPAGHLKALAWLHGFGPVLVAVEDCRHLTRRFEADLLNSGHTVVRVHTRLMAGARRSARERGKSDPIDAEAVARVALREPDLPKACLDGPSRDIKLLVDHRRTLVAQRTAIGNKLRWFLHELDPELAVASRGLRRLCVLEQLARALIQHRGTLAAIATELVADCRRLSERINALESQIRRLVTARAPHLLAIPGCGVLGAAVIIGEAADATRFVSKAAFARFNGTAPIPVWSGNKVRVRLNRGGNRTVNHALHVIAVTQVRGDGEGATYFAKQLTVGKTKTEALRLLRRRISDRVYRALLADQADLDQPLNPQSPTPTSLAA, encoded by the coding sequence TTGATCGTCATCGGGATAGACGGACACAAGAACACGCACACGCTGGTGGCGGTCGATCCGCTCGGAAAGCGGCTGGCGGAACTGACCGTCACTGCCCGACCCGCCGGCCATCTCAAGGCGCTGGCCTGGCTGCACGGCTTCGGTCCGGTGCTGGTAGCAGTCGAGGACTGCCGCCACTTGACCCGCCGGTTCGAGGCCGACCTGCTCAACAGCGGACACACGGTGGTACGGGTGCACACCCGGCTGATGGCCGGCGCGCGACGCTCGGCCAGGGAGCGCGGGAAGTCCGACCCGATCGACGCCGAGGCTGTGGCCCGGGTCGCTCTGCGCGAGCCGGACCTGCCCAAGGCGTGCCTGGACGGGCCGAGCCGGGACATCAAACTGCTGGTCGACCACCGGCGCACCCTGGTCGCTCAGCGCACGGCGATCGGCAACAAGCTGCGCTGGTTCCTGCACGAGCTCGACCCCGAGCTGGCCGTCGCCTCTCGTGGCCTGCGCCGCCTGTGCGTCCTGGAACAGCTGGCCCGAGCTCTGATCCAGCACCGCGGGACACTCGCGGCCATCGCCACCGAACTGGTCGCGGACTGCCGTCGTCTCTCGGAACGTATCAACGCGCTGGAGAGTCAGATCCGTCGTCTGGTCACCGCCCGCGCACCGCATCTGCTGGCGATCCCCGGCTGCGGCGTTCTGGGCGCCGCGGTCATCATCGGCGAGGCCGCCGACGCCACTCGGTTCGTCTCCAAGGCCGCCTTCGCCCGGTTCAACGGCACTGCCCCGATCCCCGTCTGGTCAGGCAACAAAGTCCGCGTCCGGCTCAACCGGGGCGGCAATCGCACTGTCAATCACGCTCTCCACGTGATCGCTGTGACTCAAGTGCGAGGTGACGGTGAAGGCGCCACCTACTTCGCCAAGCAACTCACCGTTGGCAAGACCAAGACAGAGGCCCTCCGTCTGCTGCGGCGTCGCATCTCCGACCGCGTCTACCGCGCCTTGCTCGCCGACCAAGCCGACCTCGACCAACCCCTCAATCCACAATCCCCAACGCCCACCAGCCTGGCTGCTTGA